The DNA sequence GCAGCGCACGGCGCCCGCCGCCTCAGCCGGCCGCCTGGGCCGTGCCGCGGAGGCGGCCGGCGGCGTCGGCCACCGCCTCGACGATGGGCTGGTAGCCGGTGCAGCGGCAGATGTTGCCCGAGAGCGCCTCGCGGATGGCGGCCTCGTCCGGCTCGGGGTTCTCCTGGAGAAAGGCGAGGCTGGTCATCAGGAAGCCCGGCGTGCAGAAGCCGCACTGGAGCGCATGGTGCTCCAGGAAGGCCTCCTGCAGCGGGTGGAGCCGTCCGTCCGCCTCCGCCAGCCCTTCCACCGTGCGCACCTCGGCGCCGTCCGCCTGGACCGCCAGCATCAGGCAGGAGCGGACCGCCCTCCCGTCCACCAGCACCGTGCAGGCTCCGCAGACGCCGTGTTCGCAGCCCAGGTGCGTGCCGGTGAGGCCGAGCCCCTCGCGCAGCCAGTCGGCCAGGGTGAGGCGCACCTCCACCTCGTCCTCCACCTCGCGCCCGTTGACCCGGACGCGGATGCGCTTTCTCTCCAGTACCTCCGCCAACGCTCTCCCTCCTCGCCCGCCCCTCAGGCGGCCTCCAGGCCGGCGCGCCGCCAGGCCGTCTCCAGAGCGCGCCGCGTCAGGACCTCCGCCAGGTGGCGACGGTACTCGGCCGAGGCGTGGATGTCCGCCTCCGGCTCCACCGCCTCCCGCACCTGCCGGGCCACCTCGGCGAAGAGCCGCGCCGAGGGGCGCTGGCCGCGCAGGCTCTCCTCGGCCGCCGCCGCCTTGAACGGCCCGGCGCCCACACCCGTCAGCGCCAGACCGGCGGCGGCGATGCTCCCGTCCCCGGCGAAGGTCAGCTGGGCCGCCACGCCCACCAGGGCGAAGTCGCCCGCGCGGCGGCTGAACTCCACGAAGGCGGCGCCGCTGCGCGGAGGCGCCACCGGCAGGCGGATCCCCTCGACCAGCTCCTCCGGCTCCAGCGCGGTGGTGAGAAAGCCGAGGAAGAACTCCCCGGCCGGCAGTGCCCGCCTCCCCGAGCGGCTGCGCAGGAGCACCTCGCCGTCCAGTGCCGTCAGCACGGCCGGCAGCTCGGCCGCGGGGTCCGCGTGGGCCACGCTGCCGCAGAGCGTGCCGCGGTTGCGGATCTGCGGGTGGCCGATCTGGCGCACCGCCTCGTGCAGAAGCGGAAGGCGCTCGCGCACCAGCGCCGAGCGCTCCGCCTGGCGGTGGCGGACCAGCATGCCCAGCTCGAGGAAGCCGTTCCGCTCCTCGATCCGGTCCTGGCCGGGGAGGCGGTTGACGTCCACCAGCACTTCCGGCCGCACGAGGCGAAGGTTGAGCAGCGGCATCAGGCTCTGGCCTCCGGCGAGCACTTTCGCCTCGCCGCCGTAGCGGCCGAGCAGCTCCAGCGCCTCCTCCAGGCTGGAGGGCGCCGCGTAGGCGAAGCGCGGCGGCTTCATGACCGGCCCGCCTCCTCCCGCCCCGTCCGCCTCTCCACCTCGCGCGTGAGGGCGGAGAAGAACTGTCCCGTGATCAACTTGGCCACGCCTCCCAGCATCCGCTGTCCCACGCCGGCGATGGTGCCGCCCGCCTGCGCCTCGCCGGTGTAGCTCAGGCGGGTCCCGCCCTCCTCCTCGGCGAGGGAGAAGTGGAGTTCGGCGTTGACAAAGCCCGGACCTCCCTGGCCGGAGACGGCCAGCGTGTAGGCCTCGGGCCGGTGCGCGTCACGGATCTCGATGTGCCCGCTGTAGCGGCCCCGGACGGCGGCGATGCCCAGCTCCAGCTCCGCGTCGTAGGCGCCCTCGCCCGCCCGGCGCAGCTCCTTGCATCCCGGGATGCAGCGCGCCAGCACCTCGGGGTCCATGAGTAGGTCGTAGACGACCGGGCGCGGGGCCCGGATCCGCTCTTCACCCTTGACCTGCACCTCTCGCCCTCCCCCCGCTCGACCCGATGCCGGGAACCCTTTCGACGCCGGCGGCAGGCCGCCCTCTTCCGCGCCGGGCCCCGGCGCGCTCCGGGCGCTCTTTTGCTATTTTCTGCTGAATTTAATAATCATATCCAGCGAAGGATTGCGATGGAATTTTCTCAGGAAGATACTTAATTCCACCCCACGGCTTCGCCGGACCGCTGCGGCGGCCCGGCCGGCGCGGAAAGGAGGGTCCATCCCCTTGGCCACCGCCGAACGTGCGCTCGGCCGCCTCCCGGCCGAGCTCCCCGCGGAGCGGGGGCTCCGAAGCTGGCTCGCCACCGTCGATCACAAGCGCATCGGGATCCTCTACCTGGTCACTTCCTTCGTTTTCTTCGCCGTCGCCGGGGTCGAGGCGCTGCTCATGCGCACGCAGCTGATCCAGCCCGGAAACCGGCTCATCGGGCCCGGCCTCTTCGACCAGCTGCTCACCATGCACGGGACGACCATGCTCTTCTTCGCCGTCCTGCCCATGGAGACCGCCTACTTCAACTACATGATGCCGATCATGATCGGCGCCCGCGACGTCGCCTTCCCCCGCCTCAACGCCCTCAGCTACTGGCTCTACCTGGCCGGCGGCCTCTTTCTCTACTCCAGCTGGTTCCTGGGCGGGGCGCCCGACGCGGGCTGGTTCAACTACGCACCGCTGGCCGGCGCGTACGCGGGGCCGGGCGAGGATTTCTACCTGCTGGGGCTTCTGATCTCCGGGCTCTCCTCCATCGTCTCCTCCGTCAACCTGGTGGTCACCGTGCTGCGCATGCGCGCGCCCGGCATGACGCTGCTCCGCGTCCCGGTCTTCGCCTGGGCCAGCCTGATCACCGGCCTCCTCATCCTCTTCGCCATGCCGCCCTTCACCGTCGCCATGATCCTGCTTCTTTTGGACCGCTGGGCGGGAAGCGGCTTCTTCGTGCCGGCCATGGGCGGCAACGCGCTTCTCTGGCAGCACCTCTTCTGGATCATGGGCCATCCCGAGGTCTACATCCTGGCCGTCCCCGCCTGGGGCGTCATCTCCGAGGTGATCCCCACCTTCGCCAGGAAGCCGCTCTTCGGCTATCGCGGCACCGTGGTCGCCCTCTTCGCCATCGCCGCCATCTCCTTCACCGTCTGGTCGCACCACATGTACGCCACCGGCATGGGGCCGGTGGTCAACGACGCCTTCATGATCACCACCAAGCTCGTCTCCTGGCCGACGGCGGCGCTGGTCTTCACCTGGCTGGCGACGCTCTGGGGCGGCCGCATCCGTTACACTGCGGCCATGCTCTACGCCGTCGGCTTCCTTCCCGTCTTCATCGTCGGCGGGCTGACAGGGCTGATGCTGGCCACGGCGCCGGCCGACCTGCAGCTGACCGACACCTACTTCGTCGTGGGGCACTTCCACTACGTGGCCGTCGGCGGCATCCTCTTCAGCATGCTGGCCGCCGCCTACTACTGGCTGCCCAAGATGACGGGCCGCATGCTGGACGAGCGCCTGGGGACGTGGAGCTTCTGGATCACCTTCGCCGGCTTCAACCTGACCTTCTTCCCCATGCTCCTCAGCGGGCTCTACGGCATGTCGCGGCGCATCTACACCTACCCGTCCGAGCTGGGCGTGGGCACCTACAACCTCCTCTCCACCGTCGGCGCCTACATCCTCGGCGCGGGCGTGCTGATGACCGTCGGCAACATGCTCTGGAGCCTCTTCCGCGGCGCCGAGGCGGGCGCCGACCCGTGGGACGGCCGTACCCTGGAGTGGTCGGTCCCCTCGCCCGTACCCGTCTACAACTTCGTCCGCATCCCGGTCGTCCGCGGTCGCGACGCCCACTGGCTGGCCAAGCGCGCCGCCGAGGAGCCGACCCGGCCGGCGGGCGGGGAGGGTGCGGGGCTGATCCGCCTCCCCTCGCCCACGCTCCTGCCGCTCCTCCTGGCTGCCGGCGTCCTGATCCTCGCCTACGGCGGCTTCTTCCGCCAGTTCCCGCTGGCGCTGGCCGGGGCGGCGCTCACCGTCTACTCGCTCTTCCGGCAGATGTTCGAGGCCGATCACGGCTACCTGGTGGAGGTCGGGCCCTCGGAGGAAGCCGGCACGCTCTCGCACGGCTGACGGCCGGCCCGCCGCCGGCGGCGGGGGCGGCGCCCTGCCGGGCCCGCCGCCCCCGCCTTTCCCTCCGCGCTCAGCGCTCCGCCTGGGCGGAGAGCGCCGACCGCTCCGCCTCCGGGAGGCGGAGCTCCGCGGCCGCCAACGCTTCCTCCCACTGGGCGAGCGTGCGCGGGCCGACCAGCGCCGAGCTGACCTCCTCACGGCCGAGCAGCCAGGCCAGCGCCACTTGGCCGGGGGTCCAGCCCGTCCGCGCCGCCGCCTCGCACACCGCACGGGCCGCCGCCTGGGCGCGGGGCGTCAGGCGGCGCTCCTGCCAGGTGGGGTTCTGCCAGGCGCGCGAGCCCTGGGGGATCCCCTCCAGGTACTTCCCCGTCAGGATCCCGCCCGCCAGCGGGCTGTAGGCCAGCAGGCCGACGCCCTCGTGGGCGCAGAGGGGGAGGAGCTCCTCCTCCGCCTGGCGGTAGACCAGGTTGTAGCGCGCTTGGACGGCCACCGGCCGCTGCCATCCCCGCGCCTCCGCCCTGCCCAGACCCAGCGCCAACTGCCAGGCGGCCCAGTTGGAGACGCCCACATAGCGGATCTTCCCCTGTCGGACCAGGGCGTCCAGCGTCTCCAGGCTCTCGTCCAACGGGACGGAGGGGTCCCAGAAATGGAGCTGGTAGAGATCGATCCAGTCCGTGCGCAGGCGGCGCAGGCTCGCCTCCACCGCCAGGTGGAGATACCTCCTGCCCAGCCCCTGCCCCAGGCCGGTGGGACGCCCCCCCTTGGTGGCCAGGAGGACCCGCCAGCGCCGGCCGCGCAGGATCTCGCCCAGCATGCGCTCCGCCTCGCCGTCGGCATAGACGTCCGCCGTGTCGATGAGGTCGACGCCCGCCTCCAGCGCGCGGTCCACGATCCGGCGCGCCTCCCCGAGGCCGGTCTTCTCGCCGAACATCATCGTCCCCAGGCCGATCACCGGCACCGTCAGCCCGCTTCGTCCGAGAGGCCGACGCTGCATCGCCCGACCCCACCTCCCGCCGCCTAGGCCTCCTTGCCCGGCTCCGGCGCCGGCAGCCCCTCCCCCGCCGCTCCCGCGGCCGGCGCGCCGGTCGCGGAGCGCGCTCCGGCCGCGCCCCCGCGCGCCGCCAGGCTGACGCCTCCCACCACCAGGAGGCCTCCGCCCAGCGACCAGCCGTCGGGCCGCTCGTGCAGGAGGAGACTTCCCCAGAGCGCGCTGAAGACGGGGAGGAGGTTGTTGAAGCTGATGGCGCGCGCCGAGCCGATCCGGCCGACGCCGCCGTTCCACGCCCAGGTGGCGAGGACCGAGGCGCCCAGCGCCACGTAGAGCACGCCCGCCAGGGCGGGGGCGCCGACGACCAGGCGCGGCCCCGCTCCGTAGGCCGCCTTCCAGGCACCGCCGGCCAGCCACTCCAGGGCGGTCAAGAGCGCCAGCGGCGGCAGGCCGGCCAGCGCCGACCAGGCCGTCACACCCAGCGCCACGCCCGCCTCGCCGCCCTCCCCCCGCGCCCGCAGGGCGGCCCGCCACGTCCCCGCCGCCCGCTCGGCGCCCAGGGTGTAGACCGCCCAGAAGAGGGCGGCCAGGAGCATCAGCACGTCCCCCGCCCGCACTCCCCCCGGGCCGCCGCCTCCCCGCCCGCCGGCAGGCGCCAGGAGGATCATGGCCACCCCGGCCACGGTCGCCAGCGCGCCGGCCACCTGCCGCCAGCCCGGGCGCATGCCGGCCAGGGCGGCCAGGAGGAGGCCGAAGACGGGCGTCGTCGACTGGAGCAGCGTCGCCCGGAAGACGGCCGTGGTGTGCAGCGCCAGGTAGACGGCCGGTGTGAAGAGCGCCACGCCGCTCAGGCCCATCCACGCCAAGACCGGCCGCGCCGACCGCGGAGGAAGACCCAGACCCTGGCGCCGCGCCAGCGCCAGAAGCACGGGCGTCGCCACCAGCCAGCGGGCCAGGCTGAGCGTGACGGGCGGGAGGCTCCCCGCCAGGAGCCTCCCCGCCAGGAAGTTTCCGCTCCAGAGGAGGGGCGCCACCACCAGCAGCAGATAGGCGCCCTCCGGCGCGCGCCCCTCCCGCCCGCTCCCGTCCATGGGCCACCCTCCCGGGGCCGCGCCCGCCGCCCCTCGCCCCGCGCCGCCCGTCAGCGGCCCCGGCCGCGGCCGTCGAGCGCCGGCCTCAGCAGGAGCTGAAACCACACTCCAGGCACTTGACGCAGCCGTCCTGATGGACGGCGATGGCGCCGCAGACGGGACAGAGGTCGATGTCCTTGGGGCTTCGCGGCCGCCGGCTCCTCTCCCTCCCGGCGGGACTCCCGGCGGGCTCCGCCGCCGGCGGGTCGGCTCGCCGCTCCCCGGGAGCCTCCGTGGCCGCCTGCTCCTCCTCCGCGGTGCCGGCGGCGCCGCCCTGGCCGTCGGGCCAGGTCCCGGCCAGGATCCGCCCCAGCGCGTCCGGCACCGAGCGGATCCGGTAGGGGCCGAAGCCCACCGACTGGCTGCCGCCGATGCCGATCAGCTGCTCGGCCACCGCGTCCGGGTCGACTCCCGAGCGGAGCGCCAGCGAGATCAGCCGTGCCAGCGCCTCGGTCAGGGCGCTGACGTCGGAACCGGCCTTGCCGATCTGCGTGAAGAGCTCGAAGGGCCGCCCGTTCAGCTCGTTGACGGTAACGTAGAGGTTGCCCAGCGGCGTCCGGATGCGCGTGGTCCGCCCGGTCAGCACCTCGGGCCTCGCCTCCGGCCTGAGCCGCGGCTCCCGCTCCCGCCCGGCCGCCGCCGGGCCGACAGCGGCGCGGTCGGCGGCCGCGGCGGGCACCCGGGCGGCCTCCGCAACACGCCGATCCTCCTCGTGCCGGGCCGCCAGCACCTGCTCCTGACGCGACTGGTCGCGGTAGACCGTGACGCCCTTGCAACCCAGGTCATAGGCGAACATGTACAGCTCCGCCACCTGCT is a window from the Bacillota bacterium genome containing:
- a CDS encoding (2Fe-2S)-binding protein — translated: MERKRIRVRVNGREVEDEVEVRLTLADWLREGLGLTGTHLGCEHGVCGACTVLVDGRAVRSCLMLAVQADGAEVRTVEGLAEADGRLHPLQEAFLEHHALQCGFCTPGFLMTSLAFLQENPEPDEAAIREALSGNICRCTGYQPIVEAVADAAGRLRGTAQAAG
- a CDS encoding xanthine dehydrogenase family protein subunit M, producing MKPPRFAYAAPSSLEEALELLGRYGGEAKVLAGGQSLMPLLNLRLVRPEVLVDVNRLPGQDRIEERNGFLELGMLVRHRQAERSALVRERLPLLHEAVRQIGHPQIRNRGTLCGSVAHADPAAELPAVLTALDGEVLLRSRSGRRALPAGEFFLGFLTTALEPEELVEGIRLPVAPPRSGAAFVEFSRRAGDFALVGVAAQLTFAGDGSIAAAGLALTGVGAGPFKAAAAEESLRGQRPSARLFAEVARQVREAVEPEADIHASAEYRRHLAEVLTRRALETAWRRAGLEAA
- a CDS encoding carbon monoxide dehydrogenase subunit G, yielding MQVKGEERIRAPRPVVYDLLMDPEVLARCIPGCKELRRAGEGAYDAELELGIAAVRGRYSGHIEIRDAHRPEAYTLAVSGQGGPGFVNAELHFSLAEEEGGTRLSYTGEAQAGGTIAGVGQRMLGGVAKLITGQFFSALTREVERRTGREEAGRS
- the ctaD gene encoding cytochrome c oxidase subunit I, with product MATAERALGRLPAELPAERGLRSWLATVDHKRIGILYLVTSFVFFAVAGVEALLMRTQLIQPGNRLIGPGLFDQLLTMHGTTMLFFAVLPMETAYFNYMMPIMIGARDVAFPRLNALSYWLYLAGGLFLYSSWFLGGAPDAGWFNYAPLAGAYAGPGEDFYLLGLLISGLSSIVSSVNLVVTVLRMRAPGMTLLRVPVFAWASLITGLLILFAMPPFTVAMILLLLDRWAGSGFFVPAMGGNALLWQHLFWIMGHPEVYILAVPAWGVISEVIPTFARKPLFGYRGTVVALFAIAAISFTVWSHHMYATGMGPVVNDAFMITTKLVSWPTAALVFTWLATLWGGRIRYTAAMLYAVGFLPVFIVGGLTGLMLATAPADLQLTDTYFVVGHFHYVAVGGILFSMLAAAYYWLPKMTGRMLDERLGTWSFWITFAGFNLTFFPMLLSGLYGMSRRIYTYPSELGVGTYNLLSTVGAYILGAGVLMTVGNMLWSLFRGAEAGADPWDGRTLEWSVPSPVPVYNFVRIPVVRGRDAHWLAKRAAEEPTRPAGGEGAGLIRLPSPTLLPLLLAAGVLILAYGGFFRQFPLALAGAALTVYSLFRQMFEADHGYLVEVGPSEEAGTLSHG
- a CDS encoding aldo/keto reductase; amino-acid sequence: MQRRPLGRSGLTVPVIGLGTMMFGEKTGLGEARRIVDRALEAGVDLIDTADVYADGEAERMLGEILRGRRWRVLLATKGGRPTGLGQGLGRRYLHLAVEASLRRLRTDWIDLYQLHFWDPSVPLDESLETLDALVRQGKIRYVGVSNWAAWQLALGLGRAEARGWQRPVAVQARYNLVYRQAEEELLPLCAHEGVGLLAYSPLAGGILTGKYLEGIPQGSRAWQNPTWQERRLTPRAQAAARAVCEAAARTGWTPGQVALAWLLGREEVSSALVGPRTLAQWEEALAAAELRLPEAERSALSAQAER
- a CDS encoding DMT family transporter, with the protein product MDGSGREGRAPEGAYLLLVVAPLLWSGNFLAGRLLAGSLPPVTLSLARWLVATPVLLALARRQGLGLPPRSARPVLAWMGLSGVALFTPAVYLALHTTAVFRATLLQSTTPVFGLLLAALAGMRPGWRQVAGALATVAGVAMILLAPAGGRGGGGPGGVRAGDVLMLLAALFWAVYTLGAERAAGTWRAALRARGEGGEAGVALGVTAWSALAGLPPLALLTALEWLAGGAWKAAYGAGPRLVVGAPALAGVLYVALGASVLATWAWNGGVGRIGSARAISFNNLLPVFSALWGSLLLHERPDGWSLGGGLLVVGGVSLAARGGAAGARSATGAPAAGAAGEGLPAPEPGKEA